In Spirobacillus cienkowskii, a genomic segment contains:
- the rsmI gene encoding 16S rRNA (cytidine(1402)-2'-O)-methyltransferase, producing the protein MSNGTLYIVATPIGTLNDFSPRAKEILSNVSFIACEDTRHSGKLLNHFGIKTHLESFHSHNEKNKTQFLIDKLLSSQLKNAAIISDAGTPCISDPGSTLIAAAHTHDILVQSIPGPSSMTAALAACGFLQPRSIFSAFLGRTQKEQFEEFRRWKNVTPCIAIFFESPKRLLSTLKNINEFFQNSNLQISVSKEISKKFESHKVGNIIEVTDFFKNLPEIIGEFVVCVNIFQTEQINPEENFSTAIQEVQKLIKEGVHLKFACKEISKKFNLQSKDLYNFMISKN; encoded by the coding sequence ATGAGTAACGGTACTTTATATATTGTCGCTACACCAATTGGTACGTTAAACGACTTTTCACCCCGCGCCAAAGAAATTTTATCAAACGTTAGCTTTATTGCATGCGAGGATACTAGACATTCTGGAAAATTATTAAATCATTTTGGGATTAAAACACATTTAGAAAGTTTTCATTCACATAACGAAAAAAACAAAACGCAGTTTTTAATTGATAAATTATTAAGTTCTCAACTAAAAAATGCGGCAATTATTAGCGATGCCGGAACACCGTGCATCTCTGATCCTGGATCTACTCTTATTGCAGCGGCTCATACACATGATATTTTGGTACAAAGTATTCCTGGCCCAAGTAGCATGACGGCTGCTTTAGCTGCTTGTGGATTTTTGCAACCAAGAAGTATTTTTTCTGCATTTCTTGGCAGAACTCAGAAAGAACAGTTTGAAGAATTTAGACGCTGGAAAAACGTTACACCATGTATTGCAATTTTTTTTGAAAGCCCTAAAAGATTACTCTCAACATTAAAAAATATAAATGAATTTTTTCAAAACTCAAATTTACAAATTTCAGTATCAAAAGAAATATCAAAAAAATTTGAGTCTCATAAAGTTGGAAATATCATTGAAGTAACAGATTTTTTTAAAAATTTGCCCGAAATAATTGGAGAATTTGTTGTTTGCGTTAATATATTTCAAACTGAACAAATAAACCCCGAAGAAAATTTCTCTACAGCAATTCAAGAAGTTCAAAAACTTATTAAAGAAGGCGTGCATCTTAAATTTGCTTGTAAAGAAATCTCTAAGAAATTTAACTTACAATCCAAAGATTTGTATAATTTCATGATAAGCAAAAATTAA
- a CDS encoding MBL fold metallo-hydrolase, with amino-acid sequence MDIISLEGNTQMLDGGAMFGNAPKAIWQSWTSSDSLNRIPLACRSLLLKNINGKNILLEAGVGAFFEPKLKERYGVVENEHILLKNLEKYNLSDKDIDIVILSHLHFDHAGGILSAYGEGETRLLFPNAQFYVGKEHWSRALNPHPRDKASFIPLINQLLQKSGRLVLVDSQSHTDLSPFITFRFSHGHTPGLMLSEIHLNDGPLVFASDLIPGFSWVHVPITMGYDRYPELVIDEKKTLLEDLINKNGKLFFTHDIKNPIGILKKDDNGKFFAEAFNYKLGTT; translated from the coding sequence ATGGATATTATATCTCTTGAAGGTAACACCCAAATGCTTGATGGCGGAGCGATGTTTGGAAACGCTCCTAAAGCAATTTGGCAATCTTGGACAAGTTCAGATTCTTTAAATCGAATTCCATTAGCGTGCCGCTCTCTATTACTTAAAAATATTAATGGTAAAAATATTTTGCTCGAAGCTGGGGTAGGGGCTTTTTTTGAACCAAAATTAAAAGAACGTTATGGTGTTGTCGAAAACGAGCATATTTTATTAAAAAATCTAGAAAAATATAATTTATCTGATAAAGATATTGATATTGTCATTTTATCTCATCTACATTTTGATCATGCTGGCGGCATTTTATCTGCTTACGGCGAAGGTGAAACACGTCTATTATTTCCTAATGCTCAATTTTATGTTGGGAAAGAACATTGGTCTCGCGCTCTCAACCCACATCCACGAGATAAAGCTTCTTTTATTCCACTGATTAACCAATTACTTCAAAAATCTGGTCGATTGGTACTTGTAGACAGTCAGAGCCATACAGACTTATCTCCTTTTATCACTTTTCGTTTTTCTCATGGACATACACCAGGTCTCATGCTATCCGAAATTCACTTAAATGATGGTCCACTTGTTTTTGCAAGCGATCTGATTCCAGGTTTTTCTTGGGTTCATGTTCCTATTACTATGGGCTATGATCGCTATCCAGAACTTGTTATCGACGAAAAAAAAACTCTTTTAGAAGACTTAATTAATAAAAATGGAAAACTTTTTTTTACCCATGATATTAAAAATCCCATTGGAATTTTAAAAAAAGATGACAATGGAAAATTTTTTGCTGAAGCATTTAATTATAAATTAGGAACAACATGA